From [Clostridium] symbiosum, a single genomic window includes:
- a CDS encoding RluA family pseudouridine synthase, with translation MEKKICYQITEQDCGKSIETFLKEHGFSRKVIIHLRKTELGITLNGSLAYTTRIISPGDVLSILLSEDVSSENIVPVPMDIDIVYEDEDMMVINKAAGVPVHPSQGHYDNTLANGLAWYFTEKKEAFVFRAVNRLDRDTTGLLLIAKNMLSGAVLSSMVSRKTIHREYMAVVSGLTEEEGTVCQPIARVDGSTIERCVDPERGEYACTHYRRLAYDEEKDCSLLLLTLDTGRTHQIRVHMKYIGHPLLGDFLYNPDYRFIKRQSLHSCRLSFTHPVTGAPMEFSAPLPEDFHFLSPLG, from the coding sequence ATGGAAAAGAAAATTTGTTATCAAATTACAGAACAGGACTGTGGAAAATCAATTGAAACATTTTTAAAAGAACATGGATTTTCACGTAAAGTAATCATACACCTCAGGAAGACGGAACTGGGTATTACGCTGAACGGTTCCCTGGCCTACACGACCAGAATCATAAGCCCGGGCGATGTGCTGTCCATTCTGCTTTCAGAAGACGTTTCATCGGAAAATATCGTACCGGTTCCCATGGACATTGATATTGTATATGAAGATGAAGATATGATGGTGATCAATAAGGCGGCCGGGGTTCCGGTCCATCCTTCCCAGGGCCATTACGACAATACCCTCGCCAACGGCCTTGCCTGGTACTTTACGGAAAAAAAAGAGGCCTTTGTTTTCCGCGCCGTCAACCGCCTGGACCGCGACACGACGGGCCTGCTGCTGATCGCAAAGAATATGCTGAGCGGAGCCGTCCTCTCCTCCATGGTTTCCCGGAAAACAATACACCGTGAATATATGGCGGTTGTCTCCGGCCTGACCGAAGAAGAAGGAACGGTCTGCCAGCCCATCGCCAGGGTGGATGGCTCCACGATTGAGCGCTGCGTGGATCCGGAACGGGGAGAGTACGCATGCACCCACTACCGCCGCCTCGCCTATGATGAGGAAAAGGACTGTTCCCTGCTTCTGCTCACCCTGGACACGGGACGGACGCACCAGATCCGGGTCCATATGAAATATATCGGCCATCCGCTGCTGGGCGATTTTCTCTACAATCCCGATTACCGTTTTATAAAGCGGCAGTCGCTTCACTCCTGCCGCCTCTCATTCACTCACCCCGTCACGGGTGCACCTATGGAATTCTCCGCCCCCCTGCCTGAGGATTTTCACTTTCTGAGTCCCTTGGGATAG
- a CDS encoding MFS transporter: protein MNGKLRKYLLIITLGLAGGSIYFLPYIKYVFYDAHIACMNITNTQSGYLMTMYTIGNVILYLPGGILADRISPRKALSWSCLGTSAFVFLYLFTMKNFVISMIIWMGLAFSTGFVVWAALLKTVRIIGTEEEQGFLYGLYYACNGIAAAAVNAAAVLVYKTGADMESGFFRACVFGGIVPIIVAALLLILLREEDGKAGADDGEPKFRMADVGKLLKNPVVWVISAIMFCGYGFYMSTSYFNPYLTEVVGISMVDSGLLSAVRTYLLLLLAPVGGLIADKCFKSTSKWLCTAFTLTAVLFGIVLVLPKGMNAGLASFYTLIPGAVVMMTYGVISSVVAEVGIPKTMTGTVIGIISIIGYLPDAVYSVLFGAWLDRYQGGGYPLIFGFLAATGLLAAAMAFYVYRHGVKCNTRIPSKAAKSAVSTVGREIANDLGK from the coding sequence ATGAACGGTAAATTAAGAAAATATCTGCTTATTATTACATTGGGGCTGGCGGGCGGTTCTATTTACTTCCTGCCCTATATCAAATATGTTTTTTATGATGCCCATATAGCCTGCATGAACATTACCAACACGCAGTCGGGATATCTTATGACCATGTACACAATCGGAAATGTGATCCTGTATCTGCCGGGCGGGATACTGGCCGACCGGATTTCACCGAGAAAAGCATTGTCCTGGTCCTGCCTCGGGACTTCGGCGTTCGTATTTTTGTACCTCTTCACGATGAAAAATTTTGTCATTTCCATGATTATCTGGATGGGACTTGCGTTCAGCACGGGCTTTGTCGTATGGGCGGCGCTTCTTAAGACGGTGAGAATCATCGGAACCGAGGAAGAACAGGGATTTTTGTACGGCCTTTACTACGCATGCAACGGCATCGCGGCTGCGGCCGTGAATGCCGCAGCCGTCCTCGTCTACAAGACGGGGGCCGACATGGAAAGCGGCTTCTTCCGCGCCTGCGTATTCGGCGGCATTGTTCCCATTATCGTGGCGGCGCTTCTGCTGATCCTTCTCAGGGAAGAGGACGGAAAAGCGGGGGCTGACGACGGTGAACCGAAATTCCGGATGGCAGATGTGGGAAAACTGCTTAAAAATCCGGTGGTCTGGGTTATCTCGGCGATCATGTTCTGCGGCTACGGCTTTTATATGAGTACATCGTATTTCAATCCGTATCTGACGGAGGTGGTGGGGATTTCCATGGTGGATTCCGGACTTCTCTCGGCGGTGAGAACCTACCTTCTTCTGCTTCTTGCCCCGGTCGGCGGCCTGATTGCGGATAAGTGCTTTAAGTCCACAAGCAAATGGCTCTGCACCGCATTTACGCTTACGGCGGTTTTGTTTGGAATCGTACTCGTCCTTCCGAAGGGGATGAATGCCGGGCTTGCCAGCTTTTATACGCTGATACCGGGAGCCGTCGTCATGATGACCTACGGCGTCATCTCCTCGGTCGTCGCAGAGGTGGGAATCCCGAAGACAATGACCGGCACGGTGATTGGGATTATATCGATTATCGGATATCTGCCCGACGCCGTATATTCGGTTCTGTTCGGGGCCTGGCTGGACCGTTACCAGGGAGGAGGTTATCCGCTGATATTTGGTTTTCTCGCTGCAACGGGACTTCTTGCCGCGGCCATGGCTTTCTATGTATACCGGCACGGAGTGAAGTGTAATACCAGGATTCCGTCCAAAGCGGCCAAAAGCGCGGTAAGTACTGTTGGCCGGGAGATTGCAAATGATCTGGGCAAATAG
- a CDS encoding Hpt domain-containing protein — MNIKDVYTELGEDTELVLARFGGNASLLERFVRKFEDDPTYGNLMKSLEDKDYPEIERGAHTLKGVAANLGLNRLSKAAAAIVGAVREDKIDKIPEFSEAMSAEYGNVMKCIAGLDTSV, encoded by the coding sequence ATGAATATAAAAGATGTGTATACGGAACTCGGGGAAGATACGGAACTTGTCCTTGCCAGATTTGGAGGAAACGCATCTCTTCTGGAGCGTTTTGTCAGAAAGTTTGAGGATGATCCGACCTATGGTAATCTTATGAAGAGCCTGGAGGATAAGGATTATCCTGAGATTGAGAGAGGCGCGCATACTCTGAAAGGAGTGGCGGCGAATCTGGGTTTGAACAGACTCAGCAAAGCAGCGGCTGCAATTGTGGGGGCGGTCAGGGAAGATAAAATTGATAAAATTCCGGAGTTTTCCGAAGCAATGTCTGCAGAATACGGGAACGTGATGAAATGTATAGCCGGACTGGATACCAGTGTATAA
- a CDS encoding RsmF rRNA methyltransferase first C-terminal domain-containing protein, with product MELPSAFKERMKDMLKEEYNDFIESYDRERSQGLRLNLLKTGREEFMEKFPYTLEPVPWARDGFYYNSADRPGRHPFHEAGVYYIQEPSAMAVVTFLDPRPGDRVLDLCAAPGGKTTQIASALQGRGFLLTNEIHPARAKILSQNVERMGVRNGVVTNEESGRLAEYFPEYFDRIVVDAPCSGEGMFRKDEEAVREWSPGNVERCAVRQQEILYNAARMLKPGGRLVYSTCTFAPMENEMTIEAFIESHPEFAIEKTEDYEGLSKGVKEWGNKTVEGIENTVRIWPQRTEGEGHYIAVLRKDGTERDIKRKWPAYIKDRKVLKDYFEFCRSSLTEPGQWTDRKNLILFGEQLYLIPEEMPDLDKLKVVRPGLHLGSFKKNRFEPSHALALALKKEEVGLCRDYPADSPETAAYLKGEAIADEHGQPGDKGWTLMNVEGYSLGWAKLAGGILKNHYPKGLRK from the coding sequence ATGGAGCTGCCATCGGCATTTAAAGAGCGGATGAAAGATATGCTGAAAGAAGAGTACAATGATTTTATAGAGAGCTATGACAGGGAGCGTTCCCAGGGGCTCAGGCTGAATCTGCTTAAAACGGGACGTGAGGAATTTATGGAAAAATTTCCGTATACCCTGGAGCCGGTTCCGTGGGCCAGGGACGGTTTTTATTACAACAGCGCCGACCGGCCGGGGCGCCATCCGTTTCACGAGGCAGGGGTATATTATATCCAGGAGCCCAGCGCGATGGCGGTGGTCACATTTTTAGATCCCAGGCCAGGGGACAGGGTACTGGATCTCTGTGCCGCGCCGGGAGGTAAGACGACCCAGATAGCATCCGCGCTGCAGGGACGGGGATTTCTGCTGACGAATGAGATTCATCCGGCCAGGGCAAAGATCCTCTCACAGAACGTGGAGCGGATGGGAGTCAGGAATGGCGTTGTGACAAATGAGGAATCAGGCCGTCTGGCCGAATATTTCCCGGAGTATTTTGACCGGATTGTGGTTGACGCGCCCTGTTCCGGGGAGGGGATGTTCCGCAAGGACGAGGAAGCAGTCAGGGAGTGGAGTCCCGGGAACGTGGAACGCTGCGCTGTGCGCCAGCAGGAAATTCTTTACAATGCGGCCCGGATGCTGAAACCCGGAGGAAGGCTTGTCTACTCCACCTGCACCTTTGCGCCCATGGAAAATGAGATGACGATCGAAGCATTTATAGAAAGCCATCCTGAATTCGCAATAGAGAAAACGGAAGATTATGAAGGCCTTTCCAAAGGAGTGAAGGAGTGGGGAAACAAAACTGTCGAAGGGATTGAAAATACGGTCCGGATCTGGCCGCAAAGAACGGAAGGGGAAGGCCATTATATCGCCGTTCTCAGGAAAGACGGGACAGAGCGGGATATAAAGAGGAAATGGCCCGCCTATATCAAGGACAGGAAAGTGCTTAAAGACTATTTTGAATTTTGCCGCAGCAGTTTAACGGAGCCGGGCCAATGGACGGACAGAAAAAATTTAATTCTCTTTGGGGAGCAGCTTTACCTGATACCGGAAGAAATGCCCGATTTGGACAAGCTGAAGGTGGTAAGGCCAGGACTTCATCTGGGAAGTTTTAAGAAGAACAGGTTTGAGCCGTCCCATGCACTGGCACTGGCACTTAAAAAAGAGGAAGTGGGCCTGTGCCGTGATTACCCTGCTGATTCGCCGGAAACGGCCGCCTACTTGAAGGGGGAGGCAATCGCCGATGAGCACGGGCAGCCGGGGGATAAGGGCTGGACTTTAATGAATGTGGAAGGATATTCTCTCGGCTGGGCTAAACTTGCCGGTGGAATACTTAAAAACCACTATCCCAAGGGACTCAGAAAGTGA